A single region of the Polycladomyces zharkentensis genome encodes:
- the smpB gene encoding SsrA-binding protein SmpB: MPKKGTKVIARNKKATHDYHIEETLEAGIVLTGTEIKSIRQGRVNLKDSYARIKDGEVYVVNMHISPYEQGNRFNHEPTRERKLLLHKQEINKLIGLTQQKGYTLVPLDVHLRNGYAKLELAVAKGKKLYDKRAAIAKRDAEREIQRQLKERIRG; this comes from the coding sequence ATGCCGAAAAAAGGCACCAAAGTGATCGCACGCAACAAAAAGGCGACCCACGACTACCACATCGAGGAGACGCTGGAAGCAGGCATTGTCCTCACCGGGACCGAGATCAAGTCGATCCGGCAGGGCCGGGTCAATCTGAAGGACAGCTATGCGCGCATCAAAGACGGGGAAGTATACGTGGTCAACATGCATATCAGTCCCTATGAACAGGGCAATCGTTTTAACCACGAACCCACCCGGGAGCGCAAGTTGCTGCTCCACAAGCAGGAGATCAACAAACTGATCGGGCTTACCCAGCAAAAAGGGTATACCTTGGTACCCCTGGATGTTCATCTGCGCAACGGCTACGCCAAATTGGAACTGGCAGTGGCCAAAGGGAAGAAACTGTACGACAAACGCGCTGCCATCGCCAAACGCGACGCTGAGCGCGAAATTCAGCGCCAGTTGAAGGAACGCATCCGGGGATGA
- the secG gene encoding preprotein translocase subunit SecG: MEIAAKILLAIVSIALIIVVLLQSGKSPGLSGAIGGGAEHLLGKTKARGIDALLNKITVVLAVLFIILTLVVGYFVK; encoded by the coding sequence TTGGAAATCGCAGCAAAGATTTTGTTGGCGATCGTGAGTATCGCATTGATCATCGTTGTTCTGCTTCAATCCGGAAAAAGCCCGGGCCTCTCCGGTGCGATTGGCGGTGGAGCGGAGCATCTGTTGGGCAAAACGAAAGCGCGCGGCATCGACGCCCTTCTCAACAAAATCACCGTGGTGCTGGCGGTGTTGTTTATCATACTCACGTTGGTGGTCGGATATTTTGTGAAATAA
- the rnr gene encoding ribonuclease R, translating to MIEEQEILTFMRKKAYKPLTFTELVEAFAIEEEEIEAFRSLIDRMEQEGRIVQTRSKRFGVPERFNLVRGILQGHPKGFGFVVQDRPNAPDIYVHPNDMNGAMDGDTVLVRLQGKQVRDLRPEGEIVRILKRGRTVVVGTFTSPSSHFGFVIPDDKRLPTDIFIPPEARNGAKQGDKVVVELHHIPDSRFTAEGVVTEVLGHKDDPGVDILSIIRKYQLPEDFPEEVLAEAEQIPTEIDPEEIEGRRDLRDRTMVTIDGEDAKDLDDAVSVERLPNGNIRLGVHIADVSYYVKEGSALDREAYARGNSVYLVDRVIPMLPPRLSNGICSLNPQVDRLTLTCDMEIDSDGNVVSHEIYPSVIRTDERMTYTAVKRILEDEDPELIERYAPLVDDFRLMADLARTLRKKRLKRGAIDFNFTEAKIKVDENGKPIEIVKRPRTIAEQLIEEFMLCANETVAEHFAWADIPFLYRIHENPDTEKLQAFYEFITHFGYSVKGRADKVKPRALQELLEKISGKPEETLISTVLLRSMKQARYAAECTGHFGLAATFYCHFTSPIRRYPDLVIHRIIREVLANGTLSPERMNQLKGKLPDIAQQCSVRERIAVEAERETDDLKKAEFMLDKIGQEFDGIISGVTSFGIFVELDNTVEGLVHISYMTDDYYHYDENAYCLIGERTGNIFRIGDRVRVRVAGVNIDEHKVDFELVPDWEDGGLFERSRKRKKRRKETGSESGMPKGVKKKKAKKVEKKAKKKRKKA from the coding sequence GTGATCGAAGAACAAGAGATTTTGACGTTCATGCGGAAAAAAGCGTATAAACCGCTGACATTCACGGAATTGGTCGAAGCATTTGCGATCGAAGAGGAAGAGATCGAAGCGTTTCGATCCTTGATCGACCGAATGGAACAAGAAGGAAGAATCGTTCAGACGCGGTCCAAACGGTTCGGGGTGCCTGAGCGGTTCAATCTTGTGCGCGGCATTCTGCAGGGACATCCCAAAGGGTTCGGTTTCGTCGTGCAGGACCGGCCCAACGCACCGGACATCTACGTCCATCCCAATGATATGAACGGGGCGATGGATGGCGATACGGTGCTCGTCCGCCTGCAGGGTAAACAAGTACGGGATCTGCGGCCTGAAGGGGAAATCGTCCGTATTTTGAAACGGGGGCGCACTGTCGTGGTGGGAACGTTCACCAGCCCGTCCTCCCACTTCGGGTTTGTCATCCCTGATGACAAACGTTTGCCGACCGACATCTTCATTCCCCCGGAGGCACGAAACGGTGCCAAACAAGGGGACAAAGTGGTCGTCGAGTTGCATCACATTCCCGACAGCCGTTTCACCGCCGAGGGCGTCGTCACGGAAGTGTTGGGGCACAAAGATGATCCGGGTGTCGATATCCTCTCCATCATTCGCAAATACCAACTGCCCGAGGACTTCCCCGAAGAAGTGTTGGCCGAAGCCGAACAAATCCCCACCGAGATCGATCCGGAGGAAATCGAGGGGCGGCGGGATTTGCGCGATCGTACGATGGTTACCATTGATGGAGAAGATGCCAAGGACTTGGACGACGCGGTGTCGGTGGAGCGTCTGCCCAACGGCAACATCCGCCTCGGTGTTCATATTGCCGACGTCAGCTATTATGTGAAGGAAGGGAGTGCGCTGGATCGGGAAGCCTACGCCCGCGGCAACAGCGTCTATCTCGTGGACCGGGTGATTCCCATGTTGCCGCCGCGGCTGTCCAACGGCATCTGCAGTCTCAACCCGCAGGTGGACCGTCTGACACTCACCTGCGATATGGAAATCGACTCGGACGGCAATGTCGTCAGCCACGAAATCTATCCCAGCGTCATTCGTACCGACGAACGGATGACCTACACTGCCGTCAAACGCATTCTGGAGGATGAAGACCCTGAGCTGATCGAGCGTTACGCACCATTGGTGGACGATTTCCGCCTGATGGCTGATCTGGCCCGTACTTTGCGAAAAAAGCGACTCAAACGGGGGGCCATTGATTTCAATTTTACGGAAGCCAAAATCAAGGTCGACGAAAACGGCAAACCGATTGAAATCGTGAAACGGCCGCGTACGATTGCCGAGCAGCTGATCGAGGAATTCATGCTGTGCGCCAACGAAACGGTGGCGGAGCATTTTGCCTGGGCGGATATCCCGTTTTTGTACCGGATTCACGAAAATCCGGATACGGAAAAACTGCAGGCGTTTTACGAGTTTATCACCCATTTCGGCTACAGCGTCAAAGGGCGGGCGGATAAAGTGAAACCCCGTGCGCTCCAGGAGTTGTTGGAGAAAATCAGCGGCAAACCTGAGGAGACGCTGATCAGTACCGTCCTGCTCCGTTCGATGAAGCAGGCGCGTTATGCCGCGGAATGCACGGGGCATTTCGGGTTGGCGGCGACGTTTTACTGTCACTTCACCTCACCGATCCGGCGGTATCCCGATCTGGTCATTCACCGCATCATCCGGGAAGTGTTGGCCAATGGAACGTTGTCCCCTGAGCGGATGAACCAGCTGAAAGGAAAATTGCCGGATATTGCCCAGCAATGCTCGGTTCGCGAGCGTATTGCCGTTGAGGCGGAGCGGGAGACGGACGATCTGAAAAAAGCCGAATTTATGCTGGACAAGATTGGACAGGAATTTGACGGGATCATCAGCGGCGTCACTTCGTTCGGCATATTCGTCGAGTTGGACAACACCGTCGAAGGACTGGTGCACATCAGCTACATGACCGACGACTATTACCATTACGATGAAAATGCCTACTGCCTGATCGGCGAGCGTACAGGGAACATTTTCCGCATCGGAGACCGGGTTCGCGTCCGGGTGGCCGGTGTCAACATCGACGAGCACAAGGTGGACTTCGAGCTGGTGCCGGACTGGGAAGACGGCGGGTTGTTCGAACGAAGCCGCAAACGCAAAAAGCGCAGGAAAGAGACTGGTTCGGAGTCGGGGATGCCCAAGGGCGTAAAGAAAAAGAAAGCAAAAAAAGTTGAAAAAAAGGCGAAAAAGAAAAGGAAGAAGGCGTAA
- a CDS encoding alpha/beta hydrolase codes for MKIVRRSPDPFFYEGGEIGVLLIHGFTGTPSELRPMGEYLKERGYTVYAPLLAGHGTSPEEMACTTWEDWWNSAVEGYRRLRESGVRRVFAAGLSMGGALVLNLARQYPLDGLIAMCAPVYLKDKRVHAVNLIRWVMPYQIRRGTKPAHIEEYLVPYDRTPLKCVASLQRLIRHVRNHLHEIRVPALVVQAELDETVEPRSARYIYEKLGSAVKRLKWYDKSSHIITLDREREKLFADVDAFIQEVNEAISKRERGKGS; via the coding sequence ATGAAAATCGTCCGTCGCTCTCCGGACCCGTTTTTTTATGAAGGTGGGGAGATCGGCGTATTGTTGATTCACGGATTCACTGGAACACCGTCTGAACTGCGTCCGATGGGGGAATATCTGAAAGAGCGGGGATACACGGTGTATGCGCCGCTTTTGGCCGGGCACGGCACTTCCCCGGAGGAGATGGCCTGCACGACGTGGGAGGATTGGTGGAACAGCGCGGTGGAAGGATACCGGCGTTTGCGGGAGTCGGGTGTACGTCGCGTATTTGCCGCAGGCTTGTCGATGGGTGGTGCACTGGTGCTGAATCTGGCACGACAATACCCACTCGACGGTTTGATCGCGATGTGCGCGCCCGTTTACCTCAAGGACAAGCGAGTCCACGCCGTCAATCTGATACGCTGGGTGATGCCGTATCAGATCCGGCGCGGCACCAAACCGGCGCACATCGAGGAATACTTGGTTCCCTATGATCGAACGCCGCTCAAATGCGTTGCCAGCCTGCAACGTCTGATTCGCCACGTACGCAACCATCTGCACGAAATCAGGGTGCCGGCACTTGTCGTTCAGGCGGAACTGGATGAAACGGTGGAACCCCGGAGTGCCCGCTACATCTACGAAAAGCTCGGTTCCGCTGTCAAACGTCTGAAATGGTACGACAAGTCGTCCCACATCATCACACTTGACCGGGAACGGGAGAAATTGTTTGCTGATGTGGATGCATTTATCCAGGAAGTGAATGAAGCAATATCCAAAAGAGAGAGAGGAAAGGGGTCTTGA
- a CDS encoding TetR/AcrR family transcriptional regulator produces MEKKAKIMDSAIKLFSEKGYLATSIQDIASDCKISKGSFYKFFDSKEDLFIQVLDYNLQKMMVEAGKVDLLKSLSPRDKLIKKIQIEMENFLENQVFIKMLTTDLPIKESKEVFYSRVKRRLMNWHKDCLVQAYGSNIQPYIWDYVVILEGMMKEYLDLLIFGQKNFSIKVAVDFIVDRLDALVEAGCSVKPVLTPDMMREYEEAESVFVSREEQLNALLDQLGERIAMGEMPDSERKKFISAAQLLAEEIRKENARDFLIDALMSYIKKNKDLEESVSLIQDFLNRNEKDGERNHG; encoded by the coding sequence ATGGAAAAAAAGGCAAAGATAATGGATTCCGCTATCAAATTATTTTCAGAAAAAGGGTATCTGGCTACATCTATCCAAGATATAGCATCCGATTGCAAAATTTCGAAGGGATCATTTTACAAGTTCTTTGACTCGAAAGAGGATCTATTCATACAGGTGTTGGATTACAACCTGCAAAAAATGATGGTCGAAGCTGGGAAAGTGGATTTGCTCAAGTCATTATCCCCTCGGGATAAATTGATCAAAAAAATCCAGATCGAAATGGAAAACTTCCTTGAAAATCAAGTATTTATAAAAATGTTGACGACGGATTTGCCTATTAAAGAAAGCAAGGAGGTGTTTTATTCCCGAGTGAAGAGACGGTTGATGAACTGGCATAAGGATTGCTTGGTACAGGCATACGGGTCAAATATTCAACCGTACATCTGGGATTACGTCGTCATACTGGAAGGAATGATGAAGGAATATCTAGACCTGCTGATCTTTGGGCAGAAAAACTTTTCCATCAAAGTGGCTGTCGATTTTATTGTTGATCGTTTGGACGCTTTGGTGGAGGCCGGCTGCTCCGTAAAACCTGTTTTGACCCCTGATATGATGCGTGAGTATGAAGAAGCCGAATCCGTTTTCGTGAGTCGGGAGGAACAATTGAATGCCTTGTTGGATCAGTTGGGAGAGAGGATTGCAATGGGGGAGATGCCTGACTCTGAACGCAAAAAATTCATTTCTGCCGCTCAATTGTTGGCTGAGGAAATAAGGAAAGAGAATGCGAGAGATTTTTTGATTGATGCATTGATGTCATACATAAAGAAAAATAAGGATCTGGAAGAAAGCGTCAGCTTGATTCAAGATTTTTTGAATAGAAACGAAAAAGATGGAGAGAGAAACCATGGATGA
- the eno gene encoding phosphopyruvate hydratase, translating into MTRIVDVYAREVLDSRGNPTVEVEVVLESGDVGRAIVPSGASTGAYEAVELRDGDKERFLGKGVLKAVQHVNEIIAPELEGWDATDQVGIDKHLIELDGTPNKGKLGANAILGVSMAVARAAAEALGVPLYNYLGGFNAKTLPVPMMNILNGGKHADNNVDIQEFMIMPVGAPSFREGLRMGAEIFHNLKAVLKEKGLATSVGDEGGFAPNLSSNEEALQTIVAAIERAGYKPGEDVLLALDVAATELYKDGKYHLEGEGVTRSSEEMIAFYEELVSKYPVVSIEDGLSEDDWDGWKQLTERLGGKVQLVGDDLFVTNTERLSQGIEKGVGNSILIKVNQIGTLTETFDAIEMAKRAGYTAVISHRSGESEDTTIADIAVATGAGQIKTGAPSRTDRVAKYNQLLRIEDELAETAQYPGKTAFYNLRG; encoded by the coding sequence ATGACGAGAATCGTGGACGTATACGCGCGGGAAGTGCTGGACTCCCGCGGCAATCCGACCGTCGAAGTGGAAGTGGTGCTGGAATCGGGCGATGTGGGCCGTGCGATTGTGCCGTCCGGTGCATCCACCGGTGCTTATGAGGCCGTGGAATTGCGGGATGGGGACAAAGAGCGCTTTCTCGGCAAAGGTGTCCTGAAAGCCGTGCAACACGTGAACGAAATCATCGCTCCCGAGCTGGAAGGTTGGGACGCGACCGACCAAGTGGGCATCGACAAACACCTGATTGAGCTGGACGGTACGCCCAACAAAGGGAAACTGGGTGCCAACGCCATCCTGGGCGTGTCCATGGCCGTGGCGCGTGCAGCCGCGGAAGCGCTGGGCGTTCCGTTGTACAACTATCTGGGCGGATTCAACGCCAAAACCCTGCCCGTTCCGATGATGAACATTCTGAATGGCGGAAAACACGCTGATAACAACGTCGACATTCAGGAGTTCATGATCATGCCGGTGGGAGCGCCCTCCTTCCGTGAAGGTTTGCGCATGGGGGCCGAAATCTTCCACAACCTGAAGGCTGTATTGAAAGAGAAAGGCCTCGCCACTTCCGTCGGGGACGAAGGCGGCTTCGCGCCGAACCTGTCCTCCAACGAGGAAGCATTGCAAACCATCGTGGCCGCGATCGAACGTGCCGGTTACAAACCGGGTGAAGATGTCCTGCTCGCACTCGATGTGGCCGCGACCGAGCTGTACAAAGACGGAAAATATCATTTGGAGGGCGAAGGCGTCACCCGCTCTTCCGAGGAAATGATCGCCTTCTATGAAGAGCTGGTTTCCAAATACCCGGTTGTCTCCATCGAGGACGGCTTGTCCGAAGACGACTGGGATGGTTGGAAACAGCTGACCGAGCGCCTGGGCGGCAAAGTTCAGCTGGTGGGCGACGATCTGTTCGTCACCAACACCGAGCGCCTGTCCCAAGGTATTGAAAAAGGTGTGGGCAACTCCATCCTGATCAAAGTGAACCAAATCGGCACCCTGACTGAAACGTTCGATGCCATCGAAATGGCGAAACGTGCCGGTTACACTGCGGTTATCTCCCACCGTTCCGGCGAGTCGGAAGACACCACCATCGCCGACATCGCCGTGGCGACGGGTGCGGGTCAAATCAAAACGGGAGCACCGTCCCGTACCGACCGCGTGGCCAAATACAATCAGCTCCTGCGCATCGAGGATGAACTGGCCGAAACGGCGCAATATCCGGGTAAAACCGCGTTCTACAACCTGCGCGGATAA
- a CDS encoding alpha/beta hydrolase has protein sequence MEGFLLIHGYAGTPHDVQPVLDRLQELNLPVSAPLLAGHGGTRKEMRSSSWQEWVQSAEEALVQLLRECDLVHLVGFSMGSLIAIDLAVRYPVGKMVLLSPAVYSVNTPEIVRGMADTLKSPFDKRVRALPLKVYLRRTMRSSFRSFAQFFQLVEHVRPKFPEVRIPTLIIQGERDDVVKPKGAIHLYHQIGSTEKKLVLLPKSRHLICHDCEVVEMMREIETFFGLPSRNPEPLQEQASV, from the coding sequence GTGGAAGGGTTTTTGCTGATCCATGGTTACGCCGGTACGCCGCATGACGTCCAACCTGTGCTCGATCGTCTGCAGGAGCTGAACTTGCCCGTATCCGCTCCGCTTTTGGCCGGGCATGGCGGAACGCGGAAAGAGATGCGATCGTCTTCATGGCAGGAATGGGTTCAAAGTGCCGAAGAGGCGTTGGTCCAGCTTCTTCGAGAGTGTGATCTCGTTCATCTGGTCGGTTTTTCGATGGGAAGCCTCATCGCCATCGATCTGGCTGTACGGTATCCCGTCGGGAAAATGGTATTGCTCAGCCCGGCCGTCTACTCGGTTAACACGCCGGAAATCGTCCGAGGCATGGCAGATACGTTGAAAAGCCCGTTTGACAAACGCGTTCGGGCCTTGCCGCTCAAAGTTTACTTGAGGCGCACCATGCGCTCTTCGTTTCGCTCCTTCGCTCAGTTTTTCCAACTGGTTGAACACGTTCGACCCAAATTCCCCGAAGTGCGCATTCCCACACTGATCATTCAGGGAGAGCGCGACGATGTGGTCAAACCCAAAGGTGCGATCCATCTCTACCATCAAATCGGTTCAACCGAGAAGAAATTGGTGCTGTTGCCAAAGTCCCGCCACCTGATTTGCCATGATTGCGAAGTGGTGGAGATGATGCGGGAGATTGAGACTTTTTTCGGCCTGCCCTCGCGAAATCCCGAGCCACTGCAAGAACAAGCCTCTGTCTAA